Proteins from one Ranitomeya variabilis isolate aRanVar5 chromosome 1, aRanVar5.hap1, whole genome shotgun sequence genomic window:
- the LOC143793865 gene encoding olfactory receptor 6C4-like gives MKHVNRTAVNEFFLLAFSHFHSFQNVLFCAVLLAYTICVFGNITIIQLIRMEPSLHSPMYFFISIFSILDIMIVSVTIPKLMAILIQTKKTISFIGCFIQMYTFNALGETECFLLTLMVFDRYLAINSPLQYAAIMNSRFCFKLAVLSWFLGFLTSFFPTIFTFQLDFCGPNEVDHFFCDLTPLQNLACSDPFISNITTSIAAVIATVLPFFAIVGFYINIIYTVLNIDREKKKTRVFSTCSSHLIVASLAYGSAIIVYVNPKGSQYDKFFALTYTVVTPLLNPFIYTFRNREVKNAFRKITRQCINFAKPQKHNEMVIPIS, from the coding sequence ATGAAGCATGTCAACAGAACTGCTGTGAATGAGTTTTTTCTATTGGCCTTTTCCCACTTCCATTCATTTCAGAATGTACTCTTCTGTGCTGTTCTTCTGGCCTACACAATTTGTGTTTTTGGAAACATTACTATTATTCAGTTGATTAGAATGGAGCCTTCCCTACATTCTCCAATGTACTTTTTTATCAGTATATTTAGTATTTTGGACATAATGATAGTCTCGGTAACCATTCCAAAACTGATGGCTATCCTTATCCAAACTAAGAAGACAATTTCATTTATTGGCTGCTTTATCCAGATGTATACCTTTAATGCCTTAGGAGAAACAGAGTGTTTTCTGCTGACTTTGATGGTCTTTGATCGATATCTAGCCATTAATAGTCCTTTACAGTACGCAGCCATAATGAACAGTCGATTCTGCTTTAAATTAGCTGTCCTGTCATGGTTTCTTGGTTTCTTAACCTCTTTTTTCCCTACAATTTTCACCTTTCAGTTGGACTTTTGTGGACCAAATGAGGTAGACCATTTCTTCTGTGACCTTACACCGTTGCAAAATTTAGCTTGCTCAGACCCATTTATTAGTAATATAACAACCAGTATTGCAGCTGTTATTGCAACAGTTTTGCCCTTTTTTGCCATAGTGGGATTCTACattaatattatatatactgtCTTGAATATTGACAGAGAGAAGAAGAAAACAAGAGTCTTCTCAACATGCTCGTCCCATCTCATTGTCGCGTCTCTCGCTTATGGTTCAGCTATTATTGTGTATGTCAATCCTAAAGGCAGTCAATATGACAAGTTCTTTGCTCTCACATACACTGTGGTTACACCCCttctaaatccatttatttatactTTTAGAAATAGAGAAGTAAAAAATGCATTTAGAAAAATAACTAGACAGTGTATAAATTTTGCCAAACCACAAAAACATAATGAAATGGTTATTCCGATCTCCTGA